The DNA window GGTCGATTTATCCCTCCCAAGGATACTTAAATCATAAGCATCAAGTAAAATGAACCGAAATTTTGGGACTGGGCTAAAATGATAAGCATAGTAATGTTCTTCAGCAGTGTCTCCAGGAgagtcctggcttctggcagcagAGCCAAGGAAGATCTGGTCTTCTAAAGACTTACTGTTAAGTTCAGATTTTGTTAAATAGTCTCTAGTAAAGTTGTACAATTCATGATTTCCCCATGTGTGATGGATTGGGGCTCTAAGCTTTTTAAACTTGTTCATAACTCTTCTCAGAGCACTTTCTGATGTTTTATGCTGGGCATTAAAACCATCAATAATATCCCCAAGCTGCAGTACAAATTCAAGTTGACTGTCTTCCTTATTCCACTCATCAACTGCGCTCTGGAGAAGGTGAAGGCTGTGTCTGTAGTATCTCCTCCGGGACCTCCAGAAGTTATAACCATCCTCTAGATCAGCATACTGAATATCTGCTATGACTCCAAAGGAAAAGCACATCTCAGAGTTGCCGGTCAAGGCTCCAGGTCCCCAAGTAGGAGTTGCATCCATAACTGTCAACCAGGCTCCCAAAATCTAATGCAGGAAGAAAGACTCAGTTCAAAAAAAGCTGGGtgctttaaaagaaataaaatcagcTGCAACCCCCAGAAGAAACAGAGACATCTCTCCAGATTCATTTTTTATGCAGCTAGAGACCTGCAGAACTCTTTGGCATGAGTTGTCACTTCAGAAAAAAGCAGAAGCACTGGGAGCCTGCCACTCTTGAAAAaggcagagggggcaggggattGCATGTTTGTACAGTAATAGTCATGTAATATTCCTTCAGTATGTGACATTTCCAGATTAAAAAATAGTTAAACTAGAGTTCAAGTTGGGAGTATGTATCAGTAATTTAAGGGTAAAAACATTGTAcggatgttgtaattatccccaaaaTAAGCACTACCAACCCCAGAAATTCAGACTTAAGgttgagtttaaaaaataaaccctaCTTATTAAGAATGTGGTCCCAGATTAGCTTGAACTGATTTTAAAAGACAATTAGCTCTCATGGTAGAGGAGAAAAGCTTGAAGCTGGGAATCCCAATGGcttaaaaaccagaaggcaaaaagaatccaacttttatatttaaaactctcatgatttttaagccaagttCATGATTTTCTGAGGGCCGATTCATCATTTTTGAACACACAAGGTTCCCAGTACTGTGCTCAGAACTTCTACAAACCAGGGCTCCAGTGGTTGAAGCTGGGCACCCAGAAAGGTGCATCATGCAGCCAGAGGCCAGCCGTGGAGGGTTTAGTTTGACTGGTTAAGCGGGGttctggcagaggcagggatgaaGCCCAGTTCTCCAGGGCCCCAGGTCAGTTGTGGAAACACAGTTCCAGCCTCGTTTGCCACAGGTTGTGCCTCGGCTCGGTGCCAGGCAttgcatggggcaggggcagcctcTGGGAAAGAGCAaggcctggtggggggggggggcagtggctgGTCATCTGTTCTGGACCAAACGGGAGGGTTAAAATGACAATCATAGTAACGTTGTCATGGTAACACAAGTCACCATGCTATGATGTCACTTCCACAATCTCTGGCGTGACATCATTCCACTGTAATGTGGGACAGTGACATCACCCTTCAACTGATGTTGTTTCTAGTTCTAACCCGTTTCCCAAGGAGAAAAGTTTTGCCAGGTGCAAGGTTTCCAACTGGAAAGTCCGGTCGAGAAGGGACCTGGTAGTATCCAGGCAGATGTACTGACCGGACATCAAAAGTCCGGTTacgcagggaggggggaggcgccGGGTCATTCACCCCAGCTCCTCTCCgctggggccacctcctacctgcaggcggGCAGGCTCCTTGTcgggctgcagcagctccccctcgagccccagggcaggggagggacaaTCCAGTGCGTGCTGGGGGCCCTGGGGCAAGAGAcggggcaggggcgggacctCAGGGGTCCGGTTACCAGCAACTAGAGATGTGGCAACCCTAGCCCggacccccagcccccttccgGGCCCTCCGCACCGAGCAAGCCGGCGAACTACGAACCTGGCTCTGTCCGCGCTTGGCCCAGGTCTAGGGCTGCTAGCCCGCCAtgactgtcctggagtctccaggaactaAAGATTAATCTGTAAGCGGAGCTGTCATGCGATGAGAGCTCCCGGAACTGGCAACGCTACGGCCAGTGTCCCGGCCAGCCGGCGACCGCGGGGACGGAAACTGAAGGACGCCggcagaagctgggagggggcgggaccAGTTGGCGCTGACGCCGGAAattggga is part of the Eretmochelys imbricata isolate rEreImb1 chromosome 14, rEreImb1.hap1, whole genome shotgun sequence genome and encodes:
- the ADPRM gene encoding manganese-dependent ADP-ribose/CDP-alcohol diphosphatase; the protein is MDATPTWGPGALTGNSEMCFSFGVIADIQYADLEDGYNFWRSRRRYYRHSLHLLQSAVDEWNKEDSQLEFVLQLGDIIDGFNAQHKTSESALRRVMNKFKKLRAPIHHTWGNHELYNFTRDYLTKSELNSKSLEDQIFLGSAARSQDSPGDTAEEHYYAYHFSPVPKFRFILLDAYDLSILGRDKSTQKYQDSLKLLKEKNPNENLNSPTGLAEPQFVEFNGGFSQAQLDWFNEVLTFSDTNQEKVVVVGHIPIHPGSTGSVCLAWNYKDALSVIHSHQCVVCFLAGHLHDGGYYLDSHGVHHLTLEGIVETPPQSQAFGTIYVYDDKLVLKGRGRIPDKVMYYTRH